Proteins encoded by one window of Silvibacterium dinghuense:
- a CDS encoding glycosyl hydrolase family 95 catalytic domain-containing protein: MKHSIPHLSRRSFLGGAAVLAAPISHGLASALATKEEQSPSPYTLHFAQPASKWPDALPVGNGRLGAVVFGNPAIERIQLNEESIWDGEPNRDRTNPAAAEAIPKIRELLFQGDIAAAEALATRDVLALPRRMPCYQTLGDLHLDFSPLGITDASAVDAYRLDLDLDTAIVTTRFTHQGIEYRREVFSSAPDQVLVIRLTTSRPASLSFHATLDRPQSFSVEAASSHSLVMTGQALPFHDNPGLAVKEHPTGVRFLSELRVICDGGSSMVAAGNILQVTGANAVTLLLDCATSYRYPAHTGRSSGVDADVLTGDQAAMRAAVDRNLSAAMHRSYAELRSWHLADHRRYFRRASIDFGPDPNAAVATDQRVNAMKQGREDIHLLPIYFQYGRYMLISSSRPGTLASNLQGIWNESIDPPWGSKYTININTEMNYWFANTANLAELQLPLFDLLHATLPQGMRTARAMYHARGAVVHHNTDIWGDACPIDGLGGGVWPMGGSWLSLHLWQHYAFHGDARFLAEQAYPALRENAAFLLDYLVRDPQTGHLLTGPSCSPENAYELPDGKSHNLCMAPTMDIAITRAVFSRLLEAATCLQSTALVAKDTEILQRAREALVQLPPYQIAQDGRLQEWQQDYKDHEPGHRHISHLFGLFPEDQITPDETPELARATRLVLDRRLAAGGGSTGWSRSWIINCMARLQDGEACYANIRELFRQSVRPNLFDVCGLKENSPFQIDGNLGAPCGFIEMLLQSHGHTPLDARSSDKGTETTLRLLPALPSAWPNGNFRGLRARGGLEIDLQWTNGKATAATFRATLDHVYRLQLPAGESVASINGHPFRASSELLPSLSVKAGQHYRLTFV; encoded by the coding sequence ATGAAACATTCCATCCCCCATCTATCCCGACGCAGCTTCCTTGGTGGCGCGGCAGTGCTTGCAGCGCCCATCAGCCATGGACTGGCCTCTGCTCTCGCAACGAAAGAAGAGCAGAGCCCAAGCCCTTACACGCTGCACTTTGCACAACCGGCATCAAAATGGCCGGATGCACTGCCCGTCGGCAATGGGCGCCTCGGTGCGGTCGTCTTCGGCAACCCTGCCATCGAACGGATTCAGCTCAATGAAGAATCCATCTGGGATGGCGAACCCAACCGCGACCGCACCAACCCTGCCGCAGCCGAAGCGATTCCGAAGATTCGCGAGCTGCTTTTCCAGGGAGATATTGCAGCAGCTGAAGCTCTTGCGACCCGTGATGTCCTAGCTCTCCCGCGGCGCATGCCTTGCTATCAGACGCTCGGCGATCTTCATCTCGACTTCTCTCCACTCGGCATCACCGATGCTTCCGCAGTCGATGCCTATCGTCTCGACCTGGATCTCGACACGGCTATTGTCACGACGCGCTTCACGCATCAAGGGATCGAGTATCGTCGTGAAGTCTTTTCTTCTGCGCCAGACCAGGTTCTCGTTATCCGCCTGACCACAAGCAGGCCAGCCAGCCTGTCCTTCCATGCCACGCTCGATCGCCCGCAGAGTTTTTCGGTTGAGGCGGCTTCCTCACACAGTCTCGTGATGACCGGCCAGGCGCTTCCCTTCCATGACAATCCTGGCCTTGCAGTAAAGGAGCATCCGACTGGGGTTCGCTTCCTCTCCGAGCTTCGCGTGATTTGCGACGGTGGCAGCTCCATGGTCGCTGCGGGCAACATACTCCAGGTTACAGGTGCTAACGCCGTAACCCTGCTGCTTGATTGCGCGACCAGCTATCGCTATCCCGCACATACCGGAAGATCTTCCGGCGTGGATGCGGATGTTCTTACAGGAGATCAGGCGGCCATGCGTGCCGCTGTCGATCGCAATCTCTCAGCGGCGATGCACCGCTCCTACGCTGAACTCCGCAGCTGGCATCTTGCCGATCATCGCCGCTATTTCCGCCGAGCCTCGATTGACTTCGGTCCAGATCCAAATGCAGCGGTAGCGACCGATCAACGTGTAAATGCCATGAAGCAGGGCCGAGAAGATATTCATCTTCTGCCCATCTACTTTCAATATGGGCGTTACATGCTCATCTCCAGCTCGCGTCCAGGCACCCTCGCTTCAAATCTGCAGGGCATCTGGAACGAAAGCATCGATCCGCCATGGGGATCGAAGTACACCATCAACATCAACACGGAGATGAACTATTGGTTCGCCAATACGGCAAACCTCGCCGAGCTACAGCTTCCCCTCTTCGATCTCCTTCATGCCACGCTCCCGCAAGGCATGCGCACTGCGCGCGCAATGTATCATGCACGCGGCGCTGTTGTGCACCACAACACTGATATCTGGGGCGACGCCTGCCCCATCGACGGGCTCGGCGGCGGTGTATGGCCGATGGGGGGCAGTTGGCTTTCGCTGCATCTATGGCAGCATTATGCATTTCACGGAGATGCGCGTTTCCTCGCGGAGCAAGCGTATCCCGCATTACGTGAGAATGCTGCGTTCCTTCTCGACTATCTCGTCCGCGACCCGCAAACCGGACATCTTCTCACCGGCCCTTCCTGCTCGCCAGAGAATGCCTACGAGCTTCCCGACGGCAAAAGCCACAACCTCTGCATGGCGCCCACCATGGACATCGCTATTACACGTGCGGTGTTTTCTCGATTGCTTGAGGCGGCGACTTGCCTGCAGAGCACCGCACTTGTTGCGAAGGATACTGAAATCCTCCAGCGCGCAAGAGAAGCGCTTGTACAGCTCCCGCCTTATCAGATTGCCCAGGATGGACGACTGCAGGAATGGCAGCAGGATTACAAAGACCATGAGCCAGGCCATCGCCACATCTCGCATCTCTTCGGGCTCTTCCCCGAAGACCAGATCACACCTGACGAAACACCCGAACTTGCCCGTGCCACCCGTCTCGTTCTTGACCGACGACTCGCTGCGGGTGGAGGTTCTACTGGATGGTCACGTTCCTGGATCATCAACTGCATGGCACGCCTTCAGGATGGAGAGGCCTGTTATGCAAATATCCGCGAACTCTTTCGCCAGTCTGTTCGTCCAAATCTCTTCGACGTCTGCGGCCTGAAGGAGAACTCGCCATTTCAGATCGATGGCAATCTCGGTGCGCCCTGTGGCTTTATCGAAATGCTTCTACAATCGCATGGCCACACGCCACTCGATGCACGCAGCAGTGATAAGGGGACAGAGACGACACTGCGTCTGCTCCCTGCTCTCCCATCCGCATGGCCCAATGGCAATTTTCGAGGCTTGCGTGCTCGCGGCGGCCTTGAGATCGATCTGCAATGGACCAACGGCAAGGCGACCGCAGCGACCTTCCGAGCAACCCTCGATCATGTTTACCGCTTGCAGCTGCCTGCCGGAGAATCTGTTGCATCCATCAATGGGCATCCATTCCGTGCATCGTCAGAATTGCTCCCATCGCTATCGGTTAAAGCCGGGCAACATTATCGGCTTACCTTTGTTTAA
- a CDS encoding TonB-dependent receptor, with translation MSTAYDGTTSVLAISFPGVNNYPTKLFGTNWVHTFSPEIVNSAHIGFTRTVWATDYPIDTTGIFGDNGDKIIGIPFPNQSFAGFTYQSMGSYVSGVGNPAYGGGLIDNTYSYIDDLTWQRGTHTIVAGIQAMRYQNNYPTANNSGYLGSLGYGGLFTSNPSINAASAGGFGPADFVLDRVSSAGATLSSVNVGQRQWRVAGYIADDWKATPKLTLNLGLRYEYDQPWVEQNDKTGNIDLTTGQVQYEGHVPVGAPVGSGICKYAGCYAPNYHQFMPRLGFAYQATDRFVVRGGYGATSFFEGNSSNQRLTSITPFIQAISVTVVTPTVDNGGDPRTAEEGFSGGTTQYGGTFNVYPQDIQPAYIQEWNLTTEYALTHTLSLQIGYIGEQGQHIEDYGNVNQYLVNGVPSSAPFYNNEYLGVNAVDPSTSIGSNSLLITESRAMMNSNALQSTLRQRLNHGLEFQLNYTYSKAMTNSLGNYALNVNGYSGAFQNYYDSGADYGPAGYDATHNLSFVPVYALPIGRGHEYLSNANRLVEEAFGGWKISAAGVFWSGFPETATGPGNNSNSYGNSRPNQYRRIKVVHRSMDHWFGTDASATDICPSGVDDGTCAFGLPASNGSGGTLFGTARNGSLRGPDYKNVDLSAFKDFQTYKEQVIGFRFDAFNAFNLVSYGNPDTGVSDATFGEIAQLGSIRSTERHLQFSLHYTF, from the coding sequence ATGTCCACGGCGTATGACGGTACCACCTCCGTCCTTGCCATCAGCTTCCCAGGCGTCAATAACTATCCCACCAAGCTCTTCGGCACCAACTGGGTTCACACCTTCTCGCCGGAAATCGTCAACTCTGCCCACATCGGCTTCACACGCACCGTTTGGGCGACGGACTATCCCATCGACACGACCGGCATCTTCGGGGACAACGGCGACAAGATTATCGGCATCCCTTTTCCTAACCAATCCTTCGCCGGGTTCACCTACCAGTCGATGGGCAGCTATGTCTCCGGTGTCGGCAATCCGGCCTATGGCGGCGGTCTGATCGACAACACCTATTCCTACATCGATGACCTCACATGGCAGCGCGGCACGCATACGATCGTTGCCGGCATCCAGGCCATGCGCTACCAGAACAACTACCCCACAGCCAACAACTCCGGTTACCTTGGCTCCCTTGGCTATGGCGGCCTTTTCACCAGCAACCCATCGATCAATGCTGCCAGCGCAGGCGGATTCGGCCCAGCGGATTTTGTCCTCGATCGCGTCAGTTCGGCCGGCGCCACGCTCAGCAGTGTCAATGTAGGTCAGCGCCAGTGGCGTGTGGCCGGCTATATTGCCGACGACTGGAAAGCCACGCCAAAACTTACTCTCAACCTTGGACTGCGTTACGAATATGACCAGCCCTGGGTCGAACAGAATGACAAAACTGGAAACATCGATTTGACAACCGGGCAGGTGCAGTATGAAGGCCACGTACCTGTCGGTGCGCCTGTCGGTTCAGGTATCTGCAAATATGCCGGCTGCTATGCGCCCAACTATCACCAATTCATGCCGCGCCTGGGCTTTGCCTATCAGGCCACGGACCGCTTTGTCGTCCGCGGAGGATACGGCGCGACCAGCTTCTTCGAAGGCAACTCTTCCAACCAGCGACTCACCTCGATTACTCCTTTCATCCAGGCCATCAGCGTCACCGTGGTCACGCCTACCGTAGACAATGGCGGAGACCCGCGTACTGCGGAAGAGGGTTTCAGCGGTGGCACCACCCAGTATGGCGGCACCTTCAATGTCTATCCGCAGGACATTCAGCCCGCTTATATCCAGGAGTGGAACCTCACCACGGAGTATGCTCTCACCCACACGCTCTCTCTGCAGATCGGCTATATCGGTGAGCAAGGACAGCACATCGAGGACTACGGCAACGTCAACCAGTATCTGGTCAACGGTGTTCCCTCCTCGGCCCCGTTCTATAACAACGAATATCTTGGTGTGAATGCCGTTGATCCCTCCACCTCGATCGGTTCGAACTCCCTGCTTATCACTGAGTCTCGTGCCATGATGAACTCCAACGCGCTGCAGTCCACCCTGCGCCAGCGCCTGAACCATGGACTCGAATTTCAGCTTAACTACACCTACAGCAAGGCCATGACCAACAGCCTTGGCAACTATGCACTCAACGTCAACGGCTACAGCGGCGCCTTCCAGAACTACTACGACAGCGGCGCGGATTACGGCCCTGCCGGTTACGACGCCACTCACAACCTCTCGTTCGTGCCTGTTTATGCCCTGCCCATCGGCCGCGGACACGAATATCTCTCAAACGCCAACCGGCTGGTAGAGGAAGCCTTCGGCGGCTGGAAGATCTCCGCAGCCGGAGTCTTCTGGTCCGGCTTCCCCGAAACCGCAACCGGCCCAGGAAACAACTCCAACAGCTACGGTAACTCTCGCCCCAATCAATATCGCCGTATCAAGGTCGTTCATCGCAGCATGGATCATTGGTTCGGCACCGATGCTTCCGCCACCGACATCTGTCCCTCTGGCGTTGACGACGGCACATGCGCATTCGGACTGCCGGCCTCCAACGGCTCCGGCGGAACACTCTTCGGTACGGCGCGCAATGGTTCTCTCCGCGGCCCCGACTACAAGAATGTCGACCTCTCTGCCTTTAAGGATTTCCAGACCTATAAGGAACAGGTCATTGGCTTCCGTTTCGATGCCTTCAATGCATTCAACCTGGTCAGCTACGGCAATCCCGACACCGGTGTCAGCGACGCCACCTTTGGTGAAATCGCGCAGCTCGGCTCCATTCGCTCCACGGAGCGCCATCTGCAGTTTTCTCTCCACTACACCTTCTAA